A genomic segment from Montipora foliosa isolate CH-2021 chromosome 9, ASM3666993v2, whole genome shotgun sequence encodes:
- the LOC137971168 gene encoding BUB3-interacting and GLEBS motif-containing protein ZNF207-like: MGRKKKKATKPWCWYCNRDFDEEKILIQHQKAKHFKCPICHKKLYTGPGLAIHCMQVHKETISTIPNSIPNRGDPEIEIYGMEGIPEKDMKERQQRGNNAAEDTEPEKKKAKPDDQPQASAAAVVMPAMPGAVPMMPMMHVPGMPVPPVFPQVPFAQPIPGTPHMPHMPMPGQMPVPMGIHAPGMPEPRPGFPPISMPPSSTATVTTPQQKGPVIGPQVPKPLFPAAQNVNGGAKSSASSGPVGADFKPLLSSVPATSYQSAPVHSSGKPTVPPPTSAPIVTKPAMIVAPGATSRLIHPDEDISLEERRASLSKYAPKTPSLPSSNPPTMAGGPPMQMQAPGSHPGSQPGSHPGSHPGSHPPLGPMPLMANLQQPPVPMSSAPTGHPPGGPFPPGPMPGGPVPPGMRPPGFPHQMPGPPPHQHGIPPGMPPRPGMMNSYQGQSLIGPPPQGPGGGPPHGPPPRGAPGLLGRPPMRLPMGAPRRF; this comes from the exons ATGGGACGAAAGAAGAAGAAGGCTACAAAGCCCTGGTGTTG GTATTGTAACCGTGACTTTGACGAGGAGAAAATATTAATTCAGCACCAAAAGGCAAAGCATTTCAAGTGTCCAATATGCCACAAGAAATTGTACACTGGTCCAGGTCTAGCCATTCACTGCATGCAAGTACACAAGGAAACGATAAGCACAATTCCCAACTCAATACCAAACAGAGGTGATCCAGAGATTGAAATCTATGGCATGGAAGGTATTCCTGAAAAGGACATGAAAGAACGCCAGCAGAGAGGCAATAATGCTGCTGAAG acactgaacctgaaaagaaaaaggcaaaacCTGATGACCAGCCACAGGCATCAGCAGCTGCAGTAGTGATGCCTGCTATGCCGGGTGCAGTTCCTATGATGCCAATGATGCATGTTCCTGGAATGCCAGTTCCCCCTGTCTTTCCACAAGTCCCATTTGCCCAGCCCATTCCAG GTACTCCTCACATGCCACACATGCCAATGCCAGGACAAATGCCAGTTCCTATGGGAATTCATGCCCCAGG cATGCCAGAACCGCGCCCTGGTTTTCCACCAATCAGCATGCCACCATCTAGCACAGCTACAGTGACCACTCCACAACAAAAAGGTCCAGTTATTGGGCCACAGGTACCGAAACCCCTCTTCCCTGCAGCACAG AATGTAAATGGAGGTGCAAAATCCAGTGCATCCTCAGGCCCTGTGGGTGCTGACTTCAAACCACTTCTAAGTTCAGTACCAGCCACAAGCTATCAGAGTGCACCAGTTCATTCATCAG GTAAACCAACTGTACCACCTCCAACATCAGCTCCCATTGTAACCAAGCCAGCCATGATTGTTGCACCAGGAGCAACAAGTCGTTTAATTCATCCTGACGAAGACATCTCTCTG GAAGAACGACGTGCATCACTGTCCAAATATGCACCCAAGACACCCAGTTTGCCTTCGTCCAACCCACCAACTATGGCTGGTGGTCCACCAATGCAGATGCAAGCTCCTGGGAGCCATCCTGGAAGCCAACCTGGAAGTCACCCTGGGAGCCACCCTGGGAGCCACCCTCCCCTTGGCCCCATGCCTCTAATGGCCAACCTGCAACAACCTCCAGTTCCCATGTCTTCAGCACCCACAGGGCACCCACCAGGAGGGCCTTTCCCACCAGGGCCTATGCCTGGAGGCCCTGTGCCACCTGGGATGAGACCTCCTGGATTTCCACACCAAATGCCTGGACCTCCACCACATCAACATGGTATTCCTCCAGGAATGCCACCAAGGCCTGGAATGATGAACAGCTATCAAGGCCAGTCACTCATAGGACCACCTCCACAGGGTCCAGGAGGAGGACCACCACATGGCCCACCACCAAGAGGGGCACCAGGACTTCTCGGTAGGCCACCTATGAGATTACCCATGGGTGCACCTAGAAGGTTCTAG